In a genomic window of Quercus lobata isolate SW786 chromosome 4, ValleyOak3.0 Primary Assembly, whole genome shotgun sequence:
- the LOC115983430 gene encoding uncharacterized protein LOC115983430, whose translation MADSINESSGAPVNNPNKAPAITRSTRDLPPAHFSLKIESYSLLSQAVLEKFESCVFEACQHKWRLYLYPRGKAKIIGTGHISLYLAIAETEKLPLGWEVNASFKFFLYDQIRDMYLTIQDSYGTIRRFNDIKTEWGFAKVLPSDTFNDPSQGYLVNDCCVFGVEVSVYERSNKRQFVSMIREPPDRTMTWKIEKFSTLDKSYYYSQEFTVGGLKWKLLVYPKGGTNQIPEAISIYVNSCDSILSEHSIYAEYKLRIRNQVQNNHKEIQDKQWFSKSDNAWGLRQFMFLNDLNDAFKGFLVNDTIIVEAEIIVMSTVK comes from the exons ATGGCTGACAGTATCAACGAGTCCAGCGGTGCTCCTGTCAACAACCCAAACAAGGCACCCG CAATTACAAGATCAACAAGAGATTTACCTCCAGCTCATTTTTCACTTAAGATAGAGTCATACTCTTTACTGTCCCAGGCTGTGCTGGAAAAGTTTGAGTCCTGTGTTTTTGAAGCTTGCCAGCATAAATG GAGGTTGTATCTCTATCCAAGAGGAAAGGCGAAAATCATTGGGACTGGTCACATCTCCCTTTACCTGGCAATTGCAGAGACAGAAAAACTTCCTCTCGGTTGGGAGGTTAATGCTAGCTTCAAGTTTTTCTTGTATGATCAGATTCGGGACATGTACTTGACCATTCAAG ATTCTTATGGGACAATTAGAAGATTCAATGACATAAAGACTGAATGGGGCTTTGCCAAAGTTCTTCCCTCTGACACTTTCAATGATCCGTCTCAAGGATACCTTGTCAATGACTGTTGTGTATTTGGCGTAGAGGTTTCTGTTTATGAGCGAAGTAACAAACGACAGTTTGTTTCCATGATTAGAGAACCCCCAGACCGTACTATGACTTGGaagattgaaaaattttcaacacTAGATAAAAGTTATTACTATTCTCAAGAATTCACTGTTGGAGGTttaaaatg GAAGTTACTGGTCTATCCTAAAGGAGGTACTAATCAAATACCCGAAGCGATATCCATCTACGTCAATTCATGCGACAGTATTCTATCTGAGCACAGCATTTATGCAGAATATAAGCTACGAATAAGGAACCAAGTCCAAAATAATCACAAGGAAATACAAG aTAAACAATGGTTTTCTAAGTCAGATAACGCCTGGGGGCTTCGACAATTTATGTTTCTGAATGACCTCAATGATGCATTTAAGGGGTTCCTTGTGAATGATACTATAATTGTAGAAGCAGAAATTATTGTTATGTCTACTGTTAAGTAG